One genomic segment of Streptomyces niveus includes these proteins:
- a CDS encoding multidrug effflux MFS transporter encodes MPDGGRTTDAREGHIPTAPTLKKTDTAVGIPPVAIPPVAIPAARRAGIVVTLVLGGLTALPPLSMDMYLPALPAVTRALGSSAATAQLTLTACLTGMALGQLVVGPMSDKWGRRKPLLLGMVVYVFATAICALAPTVELLIGFRLLQGLAGAAGIVIARAVVRDLYDGVEMARFFSTLMLISGVAPVIAPVIGGQVLQVTDWRGIFVVLTVVGIALTLVVVKWLHETLPSEERHSGGVGEALGTMRGLLADRVFTGYMLAGGLAFAALFAYIAASPFVVQEIYGASPQTYSLLFGVNSIGLITVGQINGRLLVGRVSMDKVLAFGLVVITLAGVALLLMTSGVFGEPSLFAVAAGLFVLMSAMGLAMPNTNAQALMRTPHAAGSASALIGTASFLIGAVASPLVGIAGEATAVPMAVVQVVCGAGSLVCFLALCRPWQSQHRVATAELTGP; translated from the coding sequence GGCCGAACCACAGACGCACGCGAAGGACACATACCCACCGCTCCCACCCTGAAGAAGACCGACACCGCCGTCGGAATCCCCCCAGTGGCCATCCCCCCAGTGGCCATCCCCGCAGCGCGCCGCGCGGGCATCGTCGTCACGCTCGTGCTCGGCGGACTCACCGCCCTGCCGCCGCTGTCGATGGACATGTACCTCCCGGCGCTCCCCGCCGTCACCCGCGCCCTCGGCTCATCGGCCGCCACCGCGCAGCTCACTCTCACCGCCTGTCTGACCGGCATGGCCCTCGGCCAGCTCGTCGTGGGACCGATGAGCGACAAGTGGGGACGCCGGAAGCCCCTGCTGCTCGGCATGGTCGTCTATGTCTTCGCCACCGCGATCTGCGCCCTGGCCCCCACCGTCGAACTGCTCATCGGCTTCCGCCTCCTCCAGGGACTGGCGGGCGCGGCGGGCATCGTGATCGCCCGCGCCGTGGTGCGCGATCTCTACGACGGCGTCGAGATGGCCCGGTTCTTCTCCACCCTGATGCTGATCTCCGGCGTCGCGCCGGTCATCGCCCCGGTGATCGGCGGCCAGGTGCTCCAGGTCACCGACTGGCGCGGCATCTTCGTCGTCCTGACGGTCGTCGGCATCGCGCTGACCCTCGTCGTCGTGAAGTGGCTGCACGAGACACTGCCGAGTGAGGAGCGACACAGCGGCGGCGTCGGCGAAGCGCTCGGCACGATGCGCGGACTGCTCGCCGACCGCGTCTTCACCGGCTACATGCTGGCGGGTGGCCTCGCCTTCGCGGCCCTGTTCGCGTACATCGCGGCCTCGCCGTTCGTGGTGCAGGAGATCTACGGGGCGTCCCCGCAGACGTACAGCCTGCTCTTCGGCGTCAACTCCATCGGTCTGATCACCGTCGGCCAGATCAACGGCCGGCTGCTGGTCGGGCGGGTCAGCATGGACAAGGTGCTCGCCTTCGGCCTGGTCGTCATCACGCTCGCCGGGGTGGCGCTGCTGCTGATGACGAGCGGGGTGTTCGGCGAGCCCAGCCTCTTCGCCGTCGCGGCCGGGCTGTTCGTCCTGATGTCGGCCATGGGGCTCGCGATGCCCAACACCAACGCCCAGGCGCTGATGCGGACCCCGCACGCCGCCGGGTCGGCGTCGGCCCTCATCGGCACGGCGTCGTTCCTGATCGGCGCCGTCGCCTCGCCGCTCGTCGGAATCGCGGGCGAGGCGACGGCGGTGCCGATGGCCGTCGTGCAGGTGGTCTGCGGAGCCGGGTCGCTGGTCTGCTTCCTGGCGCTGTGCCGCCCCTGGCAGTCCCAGCACCGGGTGGCGACGGCGGAGTTGACCGGCCCCTGA